The following are encoded together in the Macadamia integrifolia cultivar HAES 741 unplaced genomic scaffold, SCU_Mint_v3 scaffold319, whole genome shotgun sequence genome:
- the LOC122067885 gene encoding LEAF RUST 10 DISEASE-RESISTANCE LOCUS RECEPTOR-LIKE PROTEIN KINASE-like 1.2, with amino-acid sequence MVVRLRRGCLIIAALFIVLQANCEAQKSLCSPSSCGNLVNISYPFWLKGHDPLPECRDPRYELSCENNRTVLYLYSGKYYVESISYNNRTMKVVDSGLQIHNCSSRPLYSLTYYANFTSSTKSDTQNKDPFFYPWPWPGNLGNYVVFLSCENPIRDTAKSSSSPHFVNTYPCINGSLGGSQYSYVFVGEIQFSDVPDSCTIGTMVPIRTLLDAGDHRSFSEIHYEMAMGFDLSWFRIDCGSCDETGGDCYPGQDPFNNYIVNCDPNREGGIFHSIFHSPRYCFTEYYWPQFYKHKLQPRLMVIGKA; translated from the exons aTGGTGGTGAGATTGAGAAGAGGCTGCCTCATAATAGCAGCCTTGTTCATTGTTTTGCAGGCTAATTGTGAAGCTCAGAAAAGTTTGTGCAGCCCTTCTTCATGCGGGAACCTTGTCAACATTAGCTACCCATTTTGGTTGAAAGGCCATGACCCTCTCCCGGAGTGCAGGGACCCTCGATACGAGCTCTCCTGTGAGAATAACCGCACTGTTCTATACTTGTATTCAGGGAAGTACTATGTAGAGTCAATCTCTTATAACAACCGAACCATGAAAGTCGTTGATTCTGGTCTCCAGATTCACAATTGCTCCTCACGACCTCTTTATTCCTTGACATATTATGCTAACTTCACTAGCAGTACTAAATCAGATACGCAAAATAAAGATCCTTTCTTCTACCCGTGGCCTTGGCCGGGAAATCTGGGAAACTATGTAGTTTTCTTGAGTTGTGAAAACCCAATCAGAGACACAGCtaaatcatcatcatctccccactttgtgAATACTTATCCATGCATCAATGGTTCTTTGGGGGGTTCTCAATACTCTTACGTTTTTGTGGGAGAGATACAATTTTCAGATGTACCGGACTCCTGTACCATAGGCACAATGGTTCCAATTCGAACCTTGCTAGATGCCGGTGATCATCGTTCTTTCTCTGAGATACATTATGAAATGGCCATGGGGTTTGATCTCTCATGGTTTCGCATTGATTGCGGAAGCTGTGATGAAACAGGGGGTGATTGTTATCCTGGTCAAGATCCTTTCAATAACTACATCGTCAACTGCGACCCCAACCGCGAAGGAGgaatttttcattcaatctTCCATTCGCCCCGATATT GCTTTACAGAATATTATTGGCCCCAATTTTACA AGCATAAACTA